The genomic stretch CGTATTCAGGAAATGCGCCAGACGCTGGTGGACGAGCTGAAAAAAGCGCTACCGGAGCGTAACTTTGACTACCTGCTAACCCAACGCGGCATGTTCAGCTACACCGGCTTTAGCGCCGCACAGGTAGACCGCCTGCGCGAAGAGTTCGGCGTGTATCTCATCGCCAGCGGCCGTGTTTGCATCGCCGGGTTAAACCATCACAACGTACAACGCGTCGCTGCTGCCTTCGCTGCCGTACAGTAAGTTATTCCTTTCACTTTTTTACGCCCTTTCCCCCAGCCGGTAACGGTTGGGGGATTTTTTTATTCCTGTGCAGGAATGGGGCTGTTGACACACAGCCGGAGTGTTTTGTTATTGATTAGCGATATATATCAGGCTGGTGGGTGGTTTCGTGCGGGATAGACAATCGCGCTTCTCTACTATTTCATCGCTCGCACGACAAGGAGAGGTGCAAGCGCCACCTCTCCTTGACCTCTGGCTGAGTGGCTAAACTACGCCGCTGACGCGGTGCCTTCGGCGTTCGCCTTCGCTGTTCGGACCGCCTGTGACGTGCTCCATGCACGGCACAGGCTTTCGCGGCGTCCTGCCGCTCATCCGGCGAAGTCGCCCACCTCAGCGTAGTTTTAACGCCAGTAAACCCGTCAACCGCTGCCTGTGCGGCAGTGAACGCTCGTCCGATAGAACTCACCGAGTTTTTATTTTCTAAGCTGCCTATGCGGCAGTGAACCACATTCTTGGCTGGGGAAACGGTTATTCCTGTTTCTAAGCTGCCTATGCGGCAGTGAACATTTCCCATTTATCACGCCGCCATCTGTGCACTTTCTAAGCTGCCTACTCGGCAGTGAACACGGTACGTTCATCTGCACTGCCATCGTCAACTTTCTAAGCTGCCTATGCGGCAGTGAACTTGCTGGTTTCCCGAACGGCTTTAATGACCTCTTTCTAAGCTGCCTATGCGGCAGTGAACCGCACAGACTACAAGATTCTCCCCGCAGGGATTTCTAAGCTGCCTATGCGGCAGTGAACATCTTTCAGAGCAGTCAGTGCCGGTGAAACCATTTCTAAGCTGCCTGTGCGGCAGTGAACTCTGGTATAGCGCCCAGTTAGTTGATCGGCTTTTTCTAAGNNNNNNNNNNNNNNNNNNNNNNNNNNNNNNNNNNNNNNNNNNNNNNNNNNNNNNNNNNNNNNNNNNNNNNNNNNNNNNNNNNNNNNNNNNNNNNNNNNNNTTTTCTAAGCTGCCTGTGCGGCAGTGAACGACCTGATTGACACGCCATACGTCTTTCCCCATTTTCTAAGCTGCCTGTGCGGCAGTGAACTGTTGCCGTGGGAGCGGTCGGCGTACCTGTTGATTTCTAAGCTGCCTGTGCGGCAGTGAACGATTTGTGGCGGCATGATTGCAACATAGATGTTTTCTAAGCTGCCTGTGCGGCAGTGAACTGATCGTGGTAACGGTTAACTCGTACTTTTGCTTTCTAAGCTGCCTGTGCGGCAGTGAACAGTCTGGATGGAATTACGCTGCGAGCGGCTAGTTTCTAAGCTGCCTGTGCGGCAGTGAACTGATGCGCAGTCATTCAGCCAGTAAACAGCCCTTTCTAAGCTGCCTGTGCGGCAGTGAACATGGCGGTGTTGTCAGTAATACGCCGATTTGATTTCTAAGCTGCCTGTGCGGCAGTGAACAACGTGCTGTCATATCTGACAGCCGCGCCTCTTTTCTAAGCTGCCTGTGCGGCAGTGAACATTAGCCCATTTGTCGTATTTTTGACAAAATTTTTCTAAGCTGCCTGTGCGGCAGTGAACAGTCATGCACATCACCAGTTGGTTCATAGGCTTTTCTAAGCTGCCTGTGCGGCAGTGAACTGTAGCGAATAATCGCTTATCGTCTGATTGTTAAAGAAAAATCGCCGTTTCCCCGAAAAAACCCTTTTTCTGGCGGCCAGATTGCGGTATTAAAAATCAATACGTTACAACTGGCCGCAAAAAAAGGGTCAAAACCACGGGATGGTGGCGGTCGCGCTTAAGCCGTAGCTGGAGAAGGTACCGGCGCTCGGTTTGTCCTGCAGCGGGCCGTGCTCGACAAACAGTAAAAACGTTTGTCCGCTGGAAAGGCTGCGCAGCGGCAGATACGGCAGCGAGGTGCGTTTTTCCACCGCATAGGGAATGCGGGCGGCGGCTTCATCCGCGGTCAGCCAGCCCTTGTTCACCGCACGGCGGCGCAGGCGTTCAGCGCTGCTTTTCACCTGCACCCGGCGCACGGTGCGGTACTGCGCACCCGCTGGTACCGGTAGTGCATCGGTGATGGTGCTATAGTCGCGCAGCCCTGTGCGCCAGCCGGTTTGTTCCAGCGCCGTCAGTGCCTGCACGCTGCCGTGCAACCGCAGCCGTTCCCCCAGCGTTTTGCCCACATCCGGAAAGCTCACGCCAATATCGCCGGTCGCACGCTGCCCCAGCGCCCGGTGCAGCTTGGCGAACAGCGCGCTTAGCAACTGCACCGCGCTGAACTCCAGGTCGGGCAACACCCGAATCTCGATATAGTGATCCATAGGGTTACTCGCCTTTTTCGCCAAACACCCCGCCGCGAATCAGTGTGGCGATCACGTAGTGCTGCTGCGCCACCTCCGGCACGTTGCCCTTGATCACCCAGTTATCCAGCAGGGTGTAAAAATCCATCTTATCTTTCGGCTGGCGATACGCGCGGCCACGGCTGGTGACAGAACCATAGGGTTCAACCGCAATCGGCCCGGTTTCTGCCGCTTCCGGGTGCCAGTCATCCACTGTGCGTAACGCATTGCCGATTTTCTGCGAGTGCATCGCCGCCACGCCGTTAACCTGATACAGAATTTTGCTCTTGCCGTTGCGGGCGCGCTCATCCAGCACCAGTTCTTGGGACGGGAACACCTCCTGCCCGTTGCCCAGTTTCACCTGTGCTTCCACGCGGAAAAACGCCGAATCGCTGCCCGCCAGCGCCTGCTCAATGGCGTGGGCCAGTTCGGCCAGTGCGCCTGAAGGTTGGCTAAACTGGCGCAGCGAGTAGTCTTCGCCGTTAAATTCCCAGCGCTTATCGTCGTGCGTCACTACCACCTGCACCGCTTCTGCGCCGATGCGGTTGCGCCACAAAAAACGACCGCTGGCGATGTTCTCGGCGTAACGCGCCGCCAGCACGCCAAAGCCCTGCTCGCGGGCGTAACCGTTAATCAGTTCCGTCAGCGCCTGCTGGTAATCCTGATCGTTACAGACCGACGGCAGCGCCAGATTACCCAGCACCCGCAGGGTGAAGGCCACTTTCAGCGTGTCGGCATCAAACGGCAGCGCTGCCACATCCACCGTTTGCAGGTTGGCTTTTTGAATTTCGGCATCCAGTTTAGCCGGGTCACTGCTAATGGCGTTTTTTAACCGGTTGGAGATGGTGCCGCGTACCGATTTTTCC from Dickeya zeae NCPPB 2538 encodes the following:
- the cas6f gene encoding type I-F CRISPR-associated endoribonuclease Cas6/Csy4, with protein sequence MDHYIEIRVLPDLEFSAVQLLSALFAKLHRALGQRATGDIGVSFPDVGKTLGERLRLHGSVQALTALEQTGWRTGLRDYSTITDALPVPAGAQYRTVRRVQVKSSAERLRRRAVNKGWLTADEAAARIPYAVEKRTSLPYLPLRSLSSGQTFLLFVEHGPLQDKPSAGTFSSYGLSATATIPWF
- the csy3 gene encoding type I-F CRISPR-associated protein Csy3 — protein: MAKAATTLKTASVLAFERKLANSDALMLAGNWQQDNWQPVVIQEKSVRGTISNRLKNAISSDPAKLDAEIQKANLQTVDVAALPFDADTLKVAFTLRVLGNLALPSVCNDQDYQQALTELINGYAREQGFGVLAARYAENIASGRFLWRNRIGAEAVQVVVTHDDKRWEFNGEDYSLRQFSQPSGALAELAHAIEQALAGSDSAFFRVEAQVKLGNGQEVFPSQELVLDERARNGKSKILYQVNGVAAMHSQKIGNALRTVDDWHPEAAETGPIAVEPYGSVTSRGRAYRQPKDKMDFYTLLDNWVIKGNVPEVAQQHYVIATLIRGGVFGEKGE